The following proteins are encoded in a genomic region of Cellulomonas sp. ES6:
- a CDS encoding zinc-binding alcohol dehydrogenase family protein — protein MLAWEVRPAGVLARVERPVPAPGPGELLVRVEACGVCRTDLHVLDGDLPPHRPAVVPGHEAVGRVVDAAPDVSGWATGDAAGIAWLRHTCGTCADCRAGRENLCRASRYTGWDADGGYAPYATVPAAYAYHWPEQLDPATHAPLLCAGIIGFRALSRAELPAGGVLGLYGFGGSAHLTAQVALARGARVHVLTRGADARRLALELGCASAGGATDAPPEPLDAAIVFAPAGEIVPVALAAVRPGGTVAVAGIHLSDVPPLDYRRHLFHERTLRSVEANTREDGRAFLAEAVRAGVRVHAVPYPLDRADAALADLRAGRFAGAAVLLPGPKSPPGGVRARASW, from the coding sequence GTGCTGGCGTGGGAGGTGCGGCCGGCCGGCGTGCTCGCACGCGTCGAGCGCCCGGTGCCCGCGCCGGGTCCGGGGGAGCTGCTCGTGCGCGTCGAGGCGTGCGGCGTCTGCCGCACCGACCTGCACGTCCTCGACGGCGACCTGCCGCCCCACCGCCCGGCCGTCGTCCCCGGGCACGAGGCCGTGGGGCGCGTCGTGGACGCCGCACCCGACGTCTCCGGGTGGGCGACCGGGGACGCGGCCGGCATCGCCTGGCTGCGGCACACCTGCGGCACGTGCGCCGACTGCCGCGCCGGACGCGAGAACCTCTGCCGGGCCTCGCGCTACACCGGGTGGGACGCCGACGGCGGGTACGCCCCGTACGCGACCGTGCCCGCCGCCTACGCCTACCACTGGCCCGAGCAGCTCGACCCGGCCACGCACGCGCCGCTGCTGTGCGCCGGGATCATCGGGTTCCGGGCCCTGTCCCGCGCGGAGCTGCCCGCCGGCGGCGTGCTCGGCCTGTACGGGTTCGGCGGCTCGGCGCACCTGACCGCCCAGGTCGCGCTCGCCCGCGGCGCCCGGGTGCACGTCCTGACACGCGGGGCGGACGCCCGCCGCCTCGCGCTCGAGCTGGGCTGCGCGTCCGCGGGCGGCGCGACCGACGCCCCGCCGGAGCCGCTCGACGCCGCGATCGTGTTCGCACCGGCCGGGGAGATCGTGCCGGTGGCGCTCGCGGCCGTGCGGCCCGGCGGCACGGTGGCCGTCGCCGGCATCCACCTCAGCGACGTGCCGCCGCTCGACTACCGGCGCCACCTGTTCCACGAGCGCACCCTGCGGTCGGTCGAGGCGAACACTCGCGAGGACGGCCGGGCGTTCCTCGCGGAGGCCGTCCGGGCCGGCGTCCGCGTGCACGCCGTGCCGTACCCGCTCGACCGCGCCGACGCGGCGCTCGCCGACCTGCGCGCGGGGCGGTTCGCGGGCGCCGCGGTGCTGCTGCCCGGGCCGAAGAGCCCACCCGGCGGCGTCCGGGCGCGGGCATCCTGGTGA
- a CDS encoding universal stress protein — MTEVVVGVAGTLSSERAVHWAGEQAAARGAELVLVHAVGRPRAGYGEVWEEAVRAGVREMLEREAERVCAAVPDLKARTEIDLETPARSLTERSAGAALVVVGTRRLGPTQRVFSGSLAYQVVAGAQCPVAVVPPLTRPAADRVVVGTDGSAESAAAVRAAAVEAARTGGVLDVVHAWQEASVLWAVRVPPDLGSATHAHARAVLEAASAGLEEEHPGLEVRRRLVETDPAGALLAAADSARLLVVGSRGLHGVSRMLLGSTSHAVVLHSPCPVLVERG; from the coding sequence ATGACCGAGGTCGTCGTCGGGGTCGCGGGCACGCTGTCGAGCGAGCGCGCGGTGCACTGGGCAGGGGAGCAGGCAGCGGCGCGCGGGGCCGAGCTGGTGCTCGTCCACGCCGTGGGCCGGCCGCGCGCCGGCTACGGCGAGGTCTGGGAGGAGGCCGTGCGCGCGGGCGTCCGGGAGATGCTCGAGCGGGAGGCGGAGCGCGTGTGCGCCGCGGTCCCCGACCTGAAGGCGCGCACCGAGATCGACCTCGAGACCCCCGCGCGCAGCCTCACGGAGCGCTCGGCGGGCGCCGCCCTGGTCGTGGTCGGCACGCGGCGGCTCGGACCCACCCAGCGCGTGTTCTCCGGCTCCCTGGCCTACCAGGTGGTCGCGGGCGCGCAGTGCCCCGTCGCCGTGGTGCCCCCGCTGACCCGCCCCGCCGCCGACCGCGTGGTGGTCGGGACCGACGGCTCGGCCGAGAGCGCCGCCGCGGTCCGCGCGGCGGCGGTCGAGGCGGCGCGCACCGGCGGCGTGCTCGACGTCGTGCACGCCTGGCAGGAGGCCTCGGTGCTGTGGGCGGTCCGCGTGCCGCCGGACCTCGGGTCCGCGACGCACGCGCACGCCCGCGCCGTGCTGGAGGCGGCGTCGGCGGGGCTCGAGGAGGAGCACCCGGGCCTGGAGGTCCGGCGGCGGCTCGTCGAGACCGACCCGGCCGGCGCGCTGCTCGCCGCCGCCGACAGCGCGCGGCTCCTGGTGGTCGGCAGCCGCGGGCTGCACGGCGTCTCGCGGATGCTGCTCGGCTCGACGAGCCACGCGGTGGTCCTGCACTCCCCGTGCCCCGTGCTGGTCGAGCGCGGCTGA
- a CDS encoding universal stress protein, with translation MSGEVVVGVAGTPSSEQAVRWAADAARARGATLVVVHALGLPVSGFESVWDDAVGAGVQRMLAHEVEVATQDHPGLTVRTEIDLETPGRALTRRSGTARLLVVGTRRTTAAHRVYSGSFAYQVVAGSHCPVAVVPPSLRVPENRVVVGVDGSRDSVAAVAAAAQEADRVGASLQVVHAWQEPAVLASVGWVPPELPSAVQDEERVVLGESTAGLGEMYPDLEVERTLVQADAAAALLATCATARLVVVGSHGRGGVARMLLGSVSHALVLHAPCPVLVVRSH, from the coding sequence ATGAGCGGCGAGGTCGTCGTGGGCGTCGCGGGCACGCCGTCGAGCGAGCAGGCGGTCCGGTGGGCCGCGGACGCGGCGCGGGCCCGCGGGGCGACGCTCGTGGTCGTCCACGCCCTGGGGCTGCCGGTGAGCGGGTTCGAGAGCGTGTGGGACGACGCGGTCGGGGCCGGCGTGCAGCGGATGCTCGCGCACGAGGTCGAGGTCGCCACGCAGGACCACCCGGGCCTGACGGTGCGCACGGAGATCGACCTGGAGACCCCCGGCCGGGCGCTGACCCGCCGGTCGGGCACCGCGCGGCTGCTCGTCGTCGGCACCCGCCGCACCACCGCCGCGCACCGCGTGTACTCCGGCTCCTTCGCGTACCAGGTGGTCGCGGGCTCGCACTGCCCGGTGGCGGTCGTCCCGCCGTCCCTGCGCGTCCCGGAGAACCGCGTCGTCGTCGGTGTCGACGGCTCCCGCGACAGCGTCGCCGCCGTGGCCGCCGCCGCGCAGGAGGCCGACCGGGTCGGGGCCTCGCTCCAGGTCGTGCACGCCTGGCAGGAGCCCGCGGTGCTGGCGTCCGTGGGCTGGGTGCCGCCCGAGCTGCCGTCGGCGGTGCAGGACGAGGAGCGCGTCGTGCTCGGGGAGTCCACCGCGGGGCTCGGGGAGATGTACCCCGACCTGGAGGTCGAGCGCACGCTCGTGCAGGCGGACGCCGCCGCCGCGCTGCTCGCGACCTGCGCCACCGCCCGTCTCGTGGTGGTCGGCAGCCACGGGCGCGGCGGCGTGGCGCGGATGCTGCTCGGCTCGGTGAGCCACGCGCTGGTGCTGCACGCGCCGTGCCCCGTCCTGGTCGTCCGGTCGCACTGA
- a CDS encoding universal stress protein — protein sequence MGHEVVVGVDGTQSSRRAVQWGAQEAWARRTELVLVHATGRPSPGLEAAWDAMLEAEVAAMLDREAGRARHDLPELKIRTEVDADTPARCLTRRSATARLVVVGTRRMTAAERVFTGSLAYQVVAGSHCSVAVVPPVTGPAEDRVVVGADGSPDSVAAVRAGAEQADRAGAVLEVVHAWQEPAVIMSATWLPPDLSDVTREEEEVVLAEASAGLGEDFPDLEIERTLVRAQPAAALLAAAASARLLVVGSRGLHGVARMLLGSTSHAVVLHSPCPVLVVRR from the coding sequence ATGGGCCACGAGGTCGTCGTCGGGGTGGACGGCACCCAGTCGAGCCGTCGCGCGGTGCAGTGGGGCGCGCAGGAGGCGTGGGCGCGGCGGACGGAGCTGGTGCTCGTGCACGCCACGGGTCGCCCCTCGCCGGGGCTCGAGGCGGCGTGGGACGCGATGCTCGAGGCCGAGGTCGCCGCGATGCTGGACCGGGAGGCCGGCCGGGCGCGGCACGACCTGCCGGAGCTGAAGATCCGCACGGAGGTGGACGCCGACACGCCCGCGCGCTGCCTGACCCGTCGCTCGGCGACCGCGCGCCTGGTCGTCGTCGGCACCCGCCGCATGACCGCCGCGGAGCGGGTGTTCACGGGCTCGCTCGCGTACCAGGTGGTCGCCGGGTCGCACTGCTCCGTCGCCGTGGTGCCGCCCGTGACCGGACCGGCGGAGGACCGCGTCGTGGTCGGTGCGGACGGCTCGCCGGACAGCGTCGCCGCCGTGCGCGCGGGCGCCGAGCAGGCCGACCGCGCCGGCGCCGTGCTGGAGGTGGTGCACGCCTGGCAGGAGCCCGCCGTGATCATGAGCGCCACGTGGCTGCCGCCGGACCTGTCCGACGTCACGCGCGAGGAGGAGGAGGTCGTGCTGGCCGAGGCGTCCGCCGGGCTCGGCGAGGACTTCCCCGACCTGGAGATCGAGAGGACGCTCGTGCGCGCGCAGCCCGCCGCGGCGCTGCTGGCCGCCGCGGCCTCGGCACGGCTGCTCGTCGTCGGCAGCCGCGGGCTGCACGGGGTGGCGCGGATGCTGCTCGGCTCGACGAGCCACGCGGTCGTCCTGCACTCGCCGTGCCCGGTGCTGGTCGTGCGGCGCTGA
- a CDS encoding GAF domain-containing protein, translating to MARRHARALIDTMVAVQDDGDLRDVLGRLAQAACVLTDARYGALAVVGPDLSIGTSVTAGVPEVPGQRAWEPPGGRGVLRALVDDPRPLRVHDLAVHPAAAADPPRHPGLHTFLGVPVLVRSRVFGVLYLAHKRGGADFTADDEELMVSLAAAAGVAIDNARQYHAGRHRQQWLEASVEIEQQLLAGLPRSAALTLVCDRARELARADLVCVLLPDGDDLVVHAASGRAAGGVRGARVPVGRSLSGAVLRAGAPEGVVDFRTDPRAATLRGAPVLGPARIVPMSARGHALGVLLVARRPGASPLGEHDSAMVDAFARQAAMALELATSQVQRGTLAVYRDRERIARDLHDLVIQRIFGTGLTVQSMRPRLPQELRPAADEVVGQLDEAIRDLRSAIFALQRPGMAEGLRGRVTETVGAVVPALGCEPRIRMEGPLDTVVPEPVAGHLTSVLTEALTNVARHAQAHTVQVLVSARPDALTLQVDDDGAGLSEGAVVPGNGLRNMRSRAAELGGGLSIRERPEGGTRLVWSVPLGPVRPPGAGP from the coding sequence GTGGCACGGCGGCACGCCCGCGCGCTCATCGACACGATGGTCGCGGTGCAGGACGACGGCGACCTGCGCGACGTGCTCGGCCGGCTCGCGCAGGCCGCGTGCGTGCTGACCGACGCCCGCTACGGCGCGCTCGCCGTGGTGGGCCCCGACCTGAGCATCGGCACCTCGGTCACGGCCGGCGTGCCCGAGGTCCCCGGGCAGCGCGCGTGGGAGCCGCCGGGCGGGCGCGGCGTGCTGCGCGCGCTCGTCGACGACCCCCGGCCGCTGCGGGTGCACGACCTCGCGGTGCACCCGGCCGCCGCGGCGGACCCGCCCCGGCACCCCGGGCTGCACACGTTCCTCGGGGTGCCCGTCCTCGTGCGCTCGCGGGTCTTCGGCGTGCTCTACCTGGCCCACAAGCGGGGCGGCGCGGACTTCACCGCGGACGACGAGGAGCTCATGGTCTCCCTCGCCGCGGCGGCCGGGGTCGCGATCGACAACGCCCGGCAGTACCACGCGGGCCGGCACCGGCAGCAGTGGCTCGAGGCGTCGGTCGAGATCGAGCAGCAGCTGCTCGCCGGCCTGCCCCGCTCCGCGGCGCTGACGCTGGTCTGCGACCGGGCCCGCGAGCTCGCGCGGGCGGACCTGGTGTGCGTGCTGCTGCCCGACGGGGACGACCTGGTCGTGCACGCCGCGAGCGGGCGCGCCGCCGGCGGGGTGCGGGGGGCGCGCGTGCCCGTCGGGCGGTCGCTCAGCGGGGCGGTGCTGCGCGCCGGGGCGCCGGAGGGGGTCGTGGACTTCCGCACCGACCCGCGCGCCGCCACGCTGCGGGGCGCGCCGGTGCTCGGGCCGGCGCGGATCGTGCCGATGTCCGCGCGCGGGCACGCGCTGGGCGTGCTGCTCGTCGCCCGCCGGCCGGGCGCGTCGCCGCTCGGGGAGCACGACAGCGCGATGGTGGACGCCTTCGCCCGGCAGGCGGCGATGGCCCTGGAGCTCGCGACGTCCCAGGTGCAGCGCGGCACGCTGGCGGTCTACCGGGACCGCGAGCGGATCGCCCGGGACCTGCACGACCTCGTCATCCAGCGCATCTTCGGCACGGGCCTCACCGTCCAGAGCATGCGCCCCCGGTTGCCGCAGGAGCTGCGTCCCGCGGCGGACGAGGTGGTCGGCCAGCTCGACGAGGCCATCCGCGACCTGCGGTCGGCGATCTTCGCCCTGCAGCGCCCGGGGATGGCGGAGGGGCTGCGGGGGCGGGTGACGGAGACGGTCGGCGCGGTGGTCCCGGCGCTCGGCTGCGAGCCGCGCATCCGCATGGAGGGGCCGCTGGACACCGTGGTGCCGGAGCCGGTCGCCGGGCACCTGACGTCCGTGCTCACGGAGGCGCTGACGAACGTCGCGCGGCACGCCCAGGCGCACACCGTGCAGGTGCTGGTCTCCGCCCGGCCGGACGCCCTCACCCTGCAGGTGGACGACGACGGCGCGGGGCTGTCCGAGGGCGCCGTCGTCCCCGGGAACGGCCTGCGCAACATGCGCTCGCGGGCCGCGGAGCTGGGCGGCGGCCTCAGCATCCGGGAGCGCCCGGAGGGCGGGACGCGGCTGGTGTGGAGCGTGCCGCTGGGGCCGGTCCGCCCGCCCGGGGCGGGGCCCTGA
- a CDS encoding response regulator transcription factor yields the protein MAQSGAAAQIRVFVLDDHEVVRRGLRDLLGQEPDIEVVGESGSAAEATRRIPALRPDVAVLDARLPDGSGIEVCRQVRSQDPSVAALILTSYDDDEALFAAILAGAAGYVLKEIGGGELLAAIRHVAAGHSMLDPAVTGRVLARLRAGPPEPDELHDLTEQERHILAYIAEGLTNRQIGERMYLAEKTVKNYVSHVLAKLGVERRTQAAVLAARLLRD from the coding sequence ATGGCCCAGAGCGGCGCCGCTGCACAGATCCGCGTGTTCGTCCTCGACGACCACGAGGTGGTGCGGCGCGGCCTGCGCGACCTGCTCGGCCAGGAGCCGGACATCGAGGTCGTCGGCGAGAGCGGGTCGGCCGCCGAGGCGACGCGGCGCATCCCCGCGCTGCGGCCCGACGTGGCCGTGCTCGACGCGCGGCTCCCCGACGGCAGCGGCATCGAGGTGTGCCGCCAGGTGCGGTCCCAGGACCCGTCGGTCGCCGCGCTGATCCTCACGTCGTACGACGACGACGAGGCCCTGTTCGCCGCGATCCTCGCCGGCGCCGCGGGCTACGTGCTCAAGGAGATCGGCGGCGGCGAGCTGCTCGCCGCGATCCGGCACGTCGCGGCCGGGCACTCGATGCTCGACCCGGCGGTCACGGGACGCGTGCTCGCGCGGCTGCGGGCCGGCCCCCCGGAGCCCGACGAGCTGCACGACCTCACCGAGCAGGAGCGGCACATCCTGGCGTACATCGCCGAGGGCCTGACGAACCGCCAGATCGGCGAGCGCATGTACCTCGCGGAGAAGACCGTGAAGAACTACGTCTCGCACGTGCTCGCGAAGCTCGGCGTCGAGCGGCGCACCCAGGCGGCCGTGCTCGCCGCGCGGCTGCTGCGCGACTGA
- a CDS encoding DsrE/DsrF/DrsH-like family protein → MTDTTAAPRPAIVPDFGDDAGDDRTIAIICSKGNLDMAYPGLIIANAALGEGVETHLFFTFWGFDMVVRSRMHDLRFSPVANTAMHLPLRDLRLPQAVAPAPGVSAVTTRMMRRQLRDLGIPDVPELLDQIVAAGGHLWGCRMSADMFALDESDLREDLEGIISAAEFVEKTAGAQLLFV, encoded by the coding sequence GTGACCGACACGACGGCCGCACCCCGGCCCGCGATCGTCCCCGACTTCGGCGACGACGCCGGCGACGACCGGACGATCGCCATCATCTGCTCCAAGGGCAACCTCGACATGGCGTACCCGGGGCTGATCATCGCCAACGCCGCCCTCGGCGAGGGCGTGGAGACGCACCTGTTCTTCACGTTCTGGGGCTTCGACATGGTGGTGCGCTCGCGGATGCACGACCTGCGGTTCTCGCCCGTCGCCAACACCGCGATGCACCTGCCGCTGCGGGACCTGCGGCTGCCCCAGGCGGTGGCCCCGGCCCCCGGGGTCTCGGCGGTGACGACCCGCATGATGCGCCGCCAGCTGCGCGACCTCGGGATCCCGGACGTCCCGGAGCTGCTCGACCAGATCGTCGCGGCCGGCGGGCACCTGTGGGGCTGCCGGATGTCGGCCGACATGTTCGCGCTCGACGAGTCGGACCTGCGCGAGGACCTGGAGGGGATCATCAGCGCGGCGGAGTTCGTCGAGAAGACGGCGGGCGCGCAGCTGCTGTTCGTCTGA
- a CDS encoding TusE/DsrC/DsvC family sulfur relay protein translates to MPVVQIRERAVHVDDEGFLSRPEEWDEDLAKALAEQIGITLTDRHWEVLRFLRADYAERGQTPTTRRVDVVGGVPVKEQFALFPRKPGRKMAYVAGLPKPHGCV, encoded by the coding sequence ATGCCCGTGGTGCAGATCCGCGAGCGCGCGGTGCACGTCGACGACGAGGGGTTCCTCAGCCGCCCCGAGGAGTGGGACGAGGACCTCGCGAAGGCGCTCGCGGAGCAGATCGGGATCACCCTGACCGACCGGCACTGGGAGGTGCTGCGCTTCCTGCGCGCCGACTACGCGGAGCGGGGCCAGACCCCCACGACGCGCCGGGTCGACGTGGTCGGCGGCGTCCCGGTCAAGGAGCAGTTCGCGCTCTTCCCCCGCAAGCCCGGCCGCAAGATGGCCTACGTCGCGGGACTGCCCAAGCCGCACGGCTGCGTCTGA
- a CDS encoding FAD/NAD(P)-binding oxidoreductase, whose product MKHLLILGGGTAGTMVANRLLHRLRVERDFWRLTVVDRDDRHLYQPGLLTVPFGAATPDQLVRSRRRYLEPGVELVLGEVEGVDPARGRVHLEDGRVLPYDYLVVASGTSPRPDQTPGMAGDQWRRRVHEFYTPDGAVALHRRLERWLGGRVVVHVTEMPIKCPVAPLEFTFLLDDALRRGGLRAGTELTYVTPLDGAFTQPVARERLGGMLDARGVRVRTDFVVDRVDDGRLVSVDDREVPFDLLVTVPVNLGADFVARSGMGDELQDVPVDPGTLMSRAHPGVFAVGDATDVPTSKAGSVAHFEADVFADNLVSYDRGRPMTRLYDGHANCFVESGRGRALLLDFGYDAEPLPGRYPLPVVGPLSLLAETRANHWAKAATQRLYWNVLLHGRPVPIPSRAPRREPAATRAAA is encoded by the coding sequence ATGAAGCACCTGCTGATCCTGGGCGGCGGCACCGCCGGGACGATGGTCGCCAACCGGCTGCTGCACCGGCTGCGGGTGGAGCGCGACTTCTGGCGCCTGACCGTGGTGGACCGCGACGACCGGCACCTCTACCAGCCGGGCCTGCTCACCGTGCCGTTCGGGGCGGCGACGCCCGACCAGCTCGTCCGGTCCCGGCGCCGGTACCTGGAGCCGGGCGTCGAGCTGGTGCTCGGCGAGGTCGAGGGCGTCGACCCGGCCCGCGGCCGGGTGCACCTGGAGGACGGCCGCGTCCTGCCGTACGACTACCTGGTCGTCGCGAGCGGGACGTCGCCGCGGCCCGACCAGACCCCGGGCATGGCCGGGGACCAGTGGCGGCGGCGGGTGCACGAGTTCTACACGCCCGACGGCGCCGTCGCGCTGCACCGCCGGCTCGAGCGGTGGCTCGGCGGGCGGGTCGTCGTGCACGTCACGGAGATGCCCATCAAGTGCCCGGTCGCGCCCCTGGAGTTCACCTTCCTGCTCGACGACGCGCTGCGCCGCGGAGGCCTGCGGGCCGGCACGGAGCTGACGTACGTCACGCCGCTGGACGGCGCGTTCACCCAGCCGGTCGCCCGCGAGCGGCTCGGCGGCATGCTCGACGCGCGCGGCGTCCGGGTGCGGACGGACTTCGTCGTCGACCGGGTCGACGACGGGCGCCTCGTGTCCGTCGACGACCGGGAGGTCCCGTTCGACCTGCTCGTCACGGTGCCCGTCAACCTCGGGGCCGACTTCGTGGCGCGCTCCGGGATGGGGGACGAGCTCCAGGACGTGCCGGTGGACCCCGGCACGCTGATGTCGCGGGCCCACCCGGGGGTGTTCGCGGTCGGGGACGCCACGGACGTGCCGACGTCCAAGGCCGGCTCGGTGGCGCACTTCGAGGCCGACGTGTTCGCCGACAACCTCGTGTCCTACGACCGCGGGCGGCCCATGACCCGGCTGTACGACGGCCACGCGAACTGCTTCGTCGAGTCGGGCCGGGGCCGCGCCCTGCTGCTCGACTTCGGCTACGACGCCGAGCCGCTGCCCGGCCGGTACCCGCTGCCGGTGGTCGGGCCGCTGAGCCTGCTCGCCGAGACGCGGGCGAACCACTGGGCGAAGGCCGCGACGCAGCGCCTGTACTGGAACGTGCTGCTGCACGGACGCCCGGTCCCGATCCCCAGCCGCGCCCCGCGGCGCGAACCCGCCGCGACCCGTGCCGCGGCCTGA
- a CDS encoding DUF1918 domain-containing protein, whose amino-acid sequence MRAAVGDRIVVPGPQVDAPDRDGEIVAVPHPDGSPPYSVRWSDTGHVGLFFPGPGVTVHHGDEPPRHRT is encoded by the coding sequence ATGAGAGCCGCAGTGGGGGACCGGATCGTCGTCCCCGGACCGCAGGTGGACGCCCCGGACCGCGACGGCGAGATCGTCGCCGTCCCGCACCCCGACGGGTCGCCGCCGTACTCCGTGCGCTGGTCGGACACCGGCCACGTGGGCCTGTTCTTCCCCGGTCCGGGCGTGACCGTGCACCACGGCGACGAACCGCCGCGCCACCGCACCTGA
- a CDS encoding DoxX family protein codes for MSTAHQPSHRTVHPTVLVETDLVSTASARRWLAVTRLAIGFVFLWAFLDKLFGLTYSTGAVVDGQQLGTAWVDGGSPTAGYLASVTGPAEGFFDWLDPTVADWLFMLALAGIGIAVVTGAGLSVAAGAGTLLMALMWLAEWPPTQGSTNPAVDSHVIFALVLIVCAVLRSGDTWGVGRWWAQTPAVRRWPVLR; via the coding sequence ATGAGCACCGCGCACCAGCCCTCGCACCGGACCGTCCACCCGACGGTCCTCGTGGAGACCGACCTGGTCTCGACCGCCTCGGCGCGCCGGTGGCTCGCCGTGACGCGGCTCGCGATCGGGTTCGTCTTCCTGTGGGCGTTCCTGGACAAGCTGTTCGGCCTCACCTACTCGACGGGGGCCGTCGTCGACGGGCAGCAGCTCGGGACGGCCTGGGTCGACGGCGGGTCGCCGACAGCGGGGTACCTGGCGTCGGTGACCGGCCCGGCCGAGGGGTTCTTCGACTGGCTCGACCCGACCGTCGCCGACTGGCTGTTCATGCTCGCGCTCGCGGGCATCGGCATCGCGGTCGTCACCGGGGCGGGGCTGTCCGTGGCCGCCGGCGCCGGCACGCTCCTCATGGCCCTGATGTGGCTCGCGGAGTGGCCGCCGACGCAGGGGTCGACCAACCCGGCCGTCGACTCGCACGTGATCTTCGCGCTCGTGCTCATCGTCTGCGCGGTCCTGCGCTCGGGCGACACCTGGGGCGTCGGGCGATGGTGGGCGCAGACGCCGGCGGTCCGCCGCTGGCCCGTCCTGCGCTGA
- a CDS encoding dsRBD fold-containing protein: protein MTHTWDVRIDLFEASDVPAADHTTTTAHAILSTSAGTRMSGTGRARRRPGETDVPEIGDELAAARALRELADRLLAASSADISEIEHREVRLAR from the coding sequence ATGACGCACACCTGGGACGTGCGGATCGACCTGTTCGAGGCCTCCGACGTCCCCGCCGCGGATCACACCACGACCACCGCCCACGCGATCCTCAGCACCTCCGCGGGCACCCGCATGAGCGGGACCGGCCGGGCGCGTCGCCGTCCGGGCGAGACCGACGTGCCGGAGATCGGCGACGAGCTCGCCGCGGCCCGGGCGCTGCGGGAGCTCGCGGACCGGCTGCTGGCGGCCTCGTCCGCCGACATCTCGGAGATCGAGCACCGCGAGGTGCGCCTGGCTCGGTGA
- a CDS encoding helix-turn-helix transcriptional regulator: MSQDLSPAPGAGIAPGVPALSERERVVLRELLSAQTLDEVAGRLYVSRNTVKSQVLSIHRKLGVTCRAEAVAWARAHLPDVAGSDRAGGGTAGGGVAGVAAPRGASVPARPLGAPRRPGA, from the coding sequence GTGAGCCAGGACCTGTCGCCGGCACCGGGTGCCGGGATCGCGCCGGGGGTGCCGGCGCTGAGCGAGCGCGAGCGCGTCGTGCTGCGGGAGCTCCTCAGCGCGCAGACGCTCGACGAGGTGGCCGGGCGGCTGTACGTGTCGCGCAACACCGTGAAGTCGCAGGTGCTCAGCATCCACCGCAAGCTCGGCGTCACGTGCCGCGCGGAGGCCGTCGCGTGGGCCCGCGCGCACCTGCCCGACGTCGCGGGGTCCGACCGCGCCGGCGGGGGCACGGCCGGCGGGGGCGTCGCGGGCGTCGCGGCACCCCGCGGGGCGTCCGTCCCCGCCCGCCCGCTCGGGGCGCCCCGCCGCCCGGGGGCGTGA
- a CDS encoding flavodoxin/nitric oxide synthase yields MSALVVYESMFGSTRDVAHAVADGLRETVPVRVVEVGALLAEPGGTAVPEEVTLLVVGGPTHAFGMSRESTRASAAREARTGAEALVSPHAGIREWLDVVRMPAHTLLVATFDTKLRRPNLPGSAARSAERALRHRGAVPVVEARSFEVLGMADGLAEGELAAAQEWGRLLAGTLPAAR; encoded by the coding sequence GTGTCCGCGCTGGTGGTGTACGAGTCGATGTTCGGCAGCACGCGCGACGTCGCGCACGCCGTCGCCGACGGGCTGCGCGAGACGGTCCCCGTGCGGGTGGTGGAGGTCGGGGCCCTGCTCGCGGAGCCCGGCGGCACCGCGGTCCCCGAGGAGGTCACCCTGCTGGTGGTCGGCGGCCCGACCCACGCCTTCGGCATGAGCCGCGAGTCGACCCGGGCGTCCGCGGCCCGGGAGGCGCGGACGGGGGCCGAGGCGCTCGTGTCCCCGCACGCCGGCATCCGGGAGTGGCTCGACGTCGTCCGCATGCCCGCGCACACGCTCCTCGTCGCGACGTTCGACACGAAGCTGCGCCGGCCGAACCTGCCGGGCTCGGCCGCCCGGTCCGCCGAGCGCGCGCTGCGGCACCGCGGCGCGGTCCCCGTCGTGGAGGCCCGGTCGTTCGAGGTGCTCGGCATGGCCGACGGCCTGGCGGAGGGCGAGCTGGCGGCCGCCCAGGAGTGGGGGCGCCTGCTGGCCGGGACGCTGCCCGCGGCCCGATGA